The Klebsiella sp. RHBSTW-00484 genome includes a window with the following:
- the thpR gene encoding RNA 2',3'-cyclic phosphodiesterase, translating to MSEPKRLFFALELPKEVQRQIVHWRAASFPDDAGRPVAADNLHLTLAFLGEVSTEKQRALSAMAGRIRQPGFTLTLDDAGQWLRSRVVWLGTRQPPRGVLQLANMLRAQAARSGCYQSPQPFHPHITLLRDARHAVPIPPPGFNWAFAVNEFVLYESSFSRGRTRYTALERYPFDKES from the coding sequence ATGTCCGAGCCGAAAAGGCTGTTTTTCGCCCTTGAGCTGCCTAAAGAGGTTCAGCGGCAAATTGTTCACTGGCGCGCCGCCAGCTTTCCCGACGATGCGGGTCGACCGGTGGCGGCGGATAATCTCCATCTGACGCTGGCGTTTCTCGGCGAGGTGAGCACGGAGAAACAGCGCGCACTGTCCGCGATGGCCGGGCGTATTCGCCAGCCGGGCTTTACTTTAACGCTTGATGATGCCGGACAATGGCTGCGTTCACGCGTCGTATGGCTGGGCACCCGCCAGCCACCGCGCGGGGTGCTTCAGCTGGCGAATATGCTGCGCGCTCAGGCGGCCCGCAGCGGCTGCTATCAGAGTCCGCAGCCGTTTCATCCGCATATCACCCTACTGCGCGACGCGCGCCATGCGGTGCCTATTCCGCCGCCCGGCTTCAACTGGGCGTTTGCGGTCAACGAATTTGTCCTCTACGAGTCCAGCTTTAGCCGCGGGCGCACCCGCTACACCGCTCTGGAACGTTACCCTTTCGACAAGGAAAGCTGA
- the sfsA gene encoding DNA/RNA nuclease SfsA, translating to MQFTPPLQSAILIKRYKRFLADVVTPDGCELTLHCPNTGAMTGCAAPGDTVWYSTSDNPKRKYAHTWELTETVQGAIICVNTLRANTLAKEAILAGNIPELLGYNTLKSEVKYGSESSRIDILLQADYQQNCYIEVKSVTLAEKEYGYFPDAVTERGQKHLRELMSVAAAGDRAVILFAVLHSAIDRFSPAHHIDARYAQLLIEAQTKGVEILAYKAELSTETMTLNKPITVVLTPGK from the coding sequence ATGCAGTTCACTCCCCCGCTACAGTCCGCCATCTTAATTAAACGTTACAAACGGTTTCTTGCCGATGTTGTCACCCCCGATGGCTGTGAGCTAACTCTGCACTGCCCCAACACTGGCGCAATGACCGGTTGCGCCGCGCCGGGCGATACCGTCTGGTATTCCACATCGGATAATCCTAAGCGCAAATATGCGCACACTTGGGAATTAACTGAAACCGTACAGGGCGCAATAATTTGTGTTAATACTTTACGCGCTAATACGTTGGCGAAAGAGGCGATTCTGGCAGGAAACATTCCTGAACTTTTGGGTTATAACACGCTGAAAAGTGAAGTGAAGTATGGTTCTGAAAGTAGCCGCATTGATATTCTGTTACAGGCAGATTACCAACAAAACTGCTATATTGAAGTGAAATCGGTTACGTTGGCGGAGAAAGAATACGGTTACTTCCCCGATGCGGTCACCGAGCGCGGTCAGAAGCACCTGCGGGAGCTGATGAGCGTAGCGGCGGCGGGCGATCGGGCGGTAATTTTGTTCGCCGTACTGCATTCGGCGATCGACCGTTTCTCACCCGCGCATCATATTGATGCCAGATACGCACAGCTATTGATTGAAGCGCAAACCAAGGGGGTAGAAATTCTCGCATACAAGGCGGAACTTTCTACCGAAACAATGACTCTGAATAAGCCGATTACCGTGGTGTTAACCCCCGGTAAATAA
- the dksA gene encoding RNA polymerase-binding protein DksA encodes MQEGQNRKTSSLSILSIAGVEPYQVKPGEEYMNEAQLAHFRRILEAWRNQLRDEVDRTVSHMQDEAANFPDPVDRAAQEEEFSLELRNRDRERKLIKKIEKTLKKVEDEDFGYCESCGVEIGIRRLEARPTADLCIDCKTLAEIREKQMAG; translated from the coding sequence ATGCAAGAAGGGCAAAACCGTAAAACATCGTCCCTGAGTATTCTCTCCATCGCAGGGGTGGAGCCGTACCAAGTAAAACCGGGCGAAGAGTACATGAACGAAGCCCAGTTGGCGCACTTCAGGCGCATTCTTGAAGCGTGGCGTAATCAACTTAGGGATGAAGTGGATCGCACCGTGTCGCACATGCAGGATGAAGCTGCCAACTTCCCGGACCCGGTAGACCGTGCCGCCCAGGAAGAAGAGTTCAGCCTGGAGCTGCGTAACCGCGATCGTGAACGTAAACTGATCAAAAAGATCGAAAAAACCCTGAAAAAAGTCGAAGACGAAGATTTCGGCTACTGTGAATCCTGTGGCGTCGAGATTGGCATCCGTCGTCTGGAAGCGCGTCCGACCGCTGACCTGTGCATTGATTGCAAAACGCTGGCGGAAATTCGCGAAAAACAGATGGCAGGCTAA
- the gluQRS gene encoding tRNA glutamyl-Q(34) synthetase GluQRS encodes MKDSHYIGRFAPSPSGELHFGSLIAALGSYLQARAQGGIWRVRIEDIDPPREVPGAAATILRQLEHYGLHWDGEVLWQSQRHEAYRERLAWLHEQGLCYYCTCTRARIHAVGGLYDGHCRDLQLGAQNAALRLRQTRPVLEFYDRLHGTLVADEPLAREDFIIHRRDGLFAYNLAVVVDDHFQGISEIVRGADLIEPTVRQISLYQHFGWQPPDYIHLPLALNAQGNKLSKQNHAPALSQGDPRPEIVRALTFLNQDVIQEWRELNIDDLLKHAVVNWQPEKIQHSQMRSAEL; translated from the coding sequence ATGAAAGACTCACACTATATTGGGCGCTTTGCCCCCTCACCTTCTGGCGAACTCCACTTCGGCTCACTGATTGCCGCGCTTGGCAGCTATCTGCAAGCTCGGGCGCAGGGCGGTATCTGGCGCGTGCGCATTGAAGATATCGATCCGCCGCGTGAAGTCCCCGGCGCCGCCGCAACTATTCTGCGTCAATTAGAACATTACGGCCTGCACTGGGACGGTGAAGTGCTTTGGCAATCGCAGCGTCACGAAGCCTATCGTGAGCGTCTGGCCTGGCTGCACGAGCAGGGACTCTGCTATTACTGCACCTGTACCCGCGCGCGCATTCATGCCGTCGGCGGTCTTTACGACGGTCACTGCCGGGATTTACAGCTCGGTGCACAAAACGCAGCCCTGCGCCTGCGGCAAACGCGGCCGGTTCTCGAGTTTTACGATCGACTGCACGGTACTCTCGTTGCGGATGAACCGCTGGCGCGTGAAGATTTCATTATTCATCGTCGCGATGGGCTGTTCGCCTATAATCTTGCGGTCGTGGTGGACGATCATTTCCAGGGCATCAGCGAAATTGTCCGCGGTGCCGATCTGATTGAACCCACGGTGCGGCAGATTTCGCTGTATCAGCATTTTGGCTGGCAGCCGCCGGACTATATTCATCTACCTCTGGCGCTAAACGCTCAGGGAAATAAACTGTCGAAGCAAAATCATGCTCCAGCGCTATCGCAAGGCGATCCACGCCCGGAAATTGTGCGAGCGTTAACGTTTCTTAACCAGGATGTCATTCAGGAATGGCGAGAGCTGAATATTGACGATTTACTCAAGCATGCGGTAGTGAACTGGCAGCCGGAGAAAATCCAGCATTCTCAAATGCGTTCTGCTGAGCTATGA
- the pcnB gene encoding polynucleotide adenylyltransferase PcnB — protein MFTRVANFCRKVLSREEREAEAAVEQRHMTVIPRDQHAISRKDISENALKVMYRLNKAGYESWLVGGGVRDLLLGKKPKDFDVTTNATPEQVRKLFRNCRLVGRRFRLAHVMFGPEIIEVATFRGHHEGHTTDRVTSQLGQNGMLLRDNIFGSIEEDAQRRDFTINSLYYSVADFTVRDYVGGMKDLQDGVIRLIGDPETRYREDPVRMLRAVRFAAKLNMNISEETAEPIPRLATLLHDVPPARLFEEVLKLLQAGDGYQTYMLLREYNLFQPLFPTITRYFTERGDSPMERIISQVLKNTDNRIRNDMRVNPAFLFAVMFWYPLLEMAQKIAQESGLAYHDAFALAMNDVLDEACRTLAIPKRITTLVRDIWQLQLRMSRRQGKRAWKLMEHPKFRAAYDLLELRAGAENNGELLRLTKWWGEFQVAMPPDQKDMLDDLGDDPAPRRRHRRPRKRAPRREGSA, from the coding sequence ATTTTTACCCGAGTCGCTAATTTTTGCCGCAAGGTGCTAAGCCGTGAAGAGCGCGAGGCAGAAGCCGCCGTCGAACAACGACATATGACGGTTATCCCGCGTGATCAGCATGCAATTTCCCGCAAAGATATCAGTGAAAATGCCCTCAAGGTCATGTACAGACTCAATAAGGCGGGCTACGAATCGTGGCTTGTCGGCGGCGGCGTACGCGACCTGCTGCTGGGCAAAAAGCCGAAAGATTTCGATGTCACGACCAATGCAACTCCGGAGCAAGTACGCAAGCTGTTCCGCAACTGCCGTCTGGTCGGTCGTCGCTTCCGCCTGGCGCACGTGATGTTCGGGCCAGAAATTATTGAAGTCGCCACCTTCCGTGGTCATCACGAAGGGCATACCACCGATCGCGTTACCTCGCAGCTTGGCCAGAACGGCATGCTGCTGCGCGACAACATCTTCGGTTCAATCGAAGAAGATGCCCAACGCCGCGACTTCACCATCAACAGCCTTTATTACAGCGTCGCTGATTTCACCGTGCGCGACTACGTCGGCGGCATGAAGGATCTGCAGGATGGCGTTATCCGTCTGATTGGCGATCCGGAAACCCGCTATCGCGAAGATCCAGTGCGCATGCTGCGCGCGGTGCGTTTTGCAGCGAAGCTCAATATGAACATCAGCGAAGAGACCGCGGAGCCGATCCCGCGTCTGGCTACGCTGCTGCACGACGTACCTCCGGCGCGTCTGTTTGAAGAAGTCCTGAAGCTGCTGCAAGCGGGTGATGGCTATCAAACCTACATGCTGCTGCGCGAATACAATCTGTTCCAGCCGCTGTTCCCGACCATCACCCGCTACTTTACCGAGCGCGGTGATAGCCCGATGGAGCGCATTATCAGCCAGGTGCTGAAGAATACCGATAACCGCATCCGTAACGATATGCGCGTTAATCCGGCGTTCCTGTTCGCGGTGATGTTCTGGTATCCGCTGCTTGAGATGGCGCAGAAAATTGCCCAGGAGAGCGGTCTGGCCTACCACGACGCCTTCGCGCTGGCGATGAACGACGTGCTGGATGAAGCCTGCCGCACGCTGGCGATCCCTAAACGCATTACCACGCTGGTACGCGATATCTGGCAGCTTCAGCTGCGGATGTCTCGCCGTCAGGGCAAACGCGCGTGGAAGCTGATGGAGCATCCGAAATTCCGCGCCGCCTACGATCTTCTCGAACTGCGCGCGGGTGCGGAGAATAACGGCGAGCTTCTGCGTCTGACCAAATGGTGGGGCGAGTTCCAGGTGGCCATGCCGCCCGATCAGAAAGATATGCTTGACGATCTGGGCGACGACCCGGCCCCGCGCCGCCGCCACCGTCGTCCACGTAAGCGCGCCCCGCGTCGCGAAGGCAGCGCATGA
- the folK gene encoding 2-amino-4-hydroxy-6-hydroxymethyldihydropteridine diphosphokinase, producing the protein MTLVYIAIGSNLASPLEQVNAAVSALGEIPDSRVISVSSFYRTPPLGPQDQPDYLNAAVALETSLTPEALLDHTQRIELQQGRTRKAERWGPRTLDLDIMLFGDEVINTPHLTVPHYDMKNRGFMLWPLFEIAPELHFPDGISLRTVLANLAADKPAIW; encoded by the coding sequence ATGACGTTAGTCTACATCGCCATCGGCAGCAATCTGGCCTCTCCTCTGGAGCAGGTGAACGCTGCCGTTAGCGCGCTGGGTGAAATTCCTGACAGCCGGGTGATAAGCGTTTCCTCTTTCTATCGCACACCACCGCTGGGGCCACAGGATCAACCTGATTACCTCAACGCCGCCGTGGCGCTGGAAACTTCGCTCACACCTGAAGCACTACTTGATCACACCCAGCGCATCGAACTACAGCAGGGCCGCACACGTAAAGCAGAACGCTGGGGACCGCGCACGCTGGATCTCGACATCATGCTATTTGGCGATGAAGTGATAAATACTCCGCACCTGACCGTGCCGCATTATGATATGAAAAACCGCGGTTTTATGTTGTGGCCGCTGTTTGAAATCGCCCCTGAGCTGCATTTCCCTGACGGGATATCATTACGAACTGTGCTGGCGAACCTCGCCGCAGATAAACCCGCCATTTGGTAA
- the panB gene encoding 3-methyl-2-oxobutanoate hydroxymethyltransferase, with amino-acid sequence MKPTTISLLQKCKQEKKRFATITAYDYSFAKLFADEGINVLLVGDSLGMTVQGHDSTLPVTVEDIAYHTRAVRRGAPNCLLLADLPFMAYATPEQTFENAAIVMRAGANMVKIEGGAWLVDTVKMLAERAVPVCGHLGLTPQSVNVFGGYKIQGRGDAGQILLDDALALEAAGAQLLVLECVPVELAKRVTEALTIPVIGIGAGNVTDGQILVMHDAFGITGGHIPKFAKNFLSTAGDMRAAVRQYVAEVESGVYPGEEHSFH; translated from the coding sequence ATGAAACCGACCACTATCTCCCTGCTGCAAAAATGTAAGCAAGAGAAGAAGCGCTTCGCCACCATCACCGCCTACGACTACAGCTTTGCCAAACTGTTTGCCGACGAAGGCATCAACGTGCTGCTGGTCGGCGACTCGCTGGGTATGACGGTACAAGGCCACGACTCCACTCTACCGGTCACCGTAGAAGACATTGCCTACCACACTCGCGCCGTGCGTCGCGGTGCGCCGAACTGCCTGCTGCTCGCCGACCTGCCGTTTATGGCTTATGCCACGCCTGAACAAACCTTCGAGAACGCAGCCATCGTGATGCGCGCGGGGGCCAATATGGTCAAAATCGAAGGCGGTGCGTGGCTGGTGGATACGGTAAAAATGCTTGCCGAACGCGCGGTACCGGTGTGCGGGCATCTGGGCCTGACCCCTCAGTCAGTGAATGTCTTCGGCGGTTATAAAATTCAGGGCCGCGGCGACGCCGGGCAAATTCTGCTTGATGATGCGCTGGCGTTAGAAGCGGCTGGCGCGCAGCTGCTGGTGCTGGAGTGCGTGCCGGTTGAGCTGGCAAAACGCGTTACCGAAGCCTTAACCATTCCGGTGATCGGCATTGGCGCAGGCAACGTCACCGACGGGCAGATCCTCGTGATGCATGACGCCTTCGGTATTACCGGCGGCCATATTCCAAAATTCGCCAAAAATTTCCTTAGCACGGCAGGCGACATGCGCGCCGCAGTGCGGCAGTATGTTGCCGAAGTGGAGTCCGGCGTCTATCCGGGCGAAGAACACAGTTTCCATTAA
- the panC gene encoding pantoate--beta-alanine ligase — translation MLIIETLPLLRQHIRRLRQEGKRIALVPTMGNLHDGHMKLVDAAKASADIVVVSIFVNPMQFDRPEDLARYPRTLQDDCEKLNKRKVDFVFAPATAEIYPQGTESQTYVDVPGLSTMLEGASRPGHFRGVSTIVSKLFNLVQPDVACFGEKDFQQLALIRKMVADMGYDIEIIGVPIMRAKDGLALSSRNGYLTADQRKIAPGLYKVMSRVAEKLVAGERNLDEVIAIAAQELNEKGFRADDIQIRDADTLLELTENSQRAVILMAAWLGQARLIDNQNVVLAQ, via the coding sequence GTGCTGATTATTGAAACCCTGCCGCTGCTGCGCCAGCATATCCGTCGTTTACGTCAGGAAGGTAAACGCATCGCGCTGGTTCCCACCATGGGTAACCTGCACGATGGTCATATGAAGCTGGTTGATGCAGCGAAAGCCAGCGCGGATATCGTGGTGGTCAGTATCTTCGTCAACCCGATGCAGTTTGACCGCCCCGAGGATCTGGCGCGCTATCCGCGCACGCTGCAGGACGATTGTGAGAAACTAAATAAACGCAAAGTCGATTTTGTCTTTGCTCCAGCTACGGCGGAAATCTACCCGCAGGGTACCGAAAGCCAGACTTACGTTGATGTACCGGGTCTGTCGACGATGCTCGAAGGCGCCAGCCGTCCGGGCCACTTCCGCGGCGTCTCCACTATCGTCAGCAAGCTGTTTAACCTCGTGCAGCCGGATGTCGCCTGCTTTGGCGAGAAAGATTTCCAGCAGTTGGCATTGATTCGCAAGATGGTGGCCGATATGGGCTACGACATCGAAATTATTGGCGTGCCGATTATGCGTGCCAAAGATGGTCTGGCCCTCAGCTCGCGCAACGGTTATCTCACTGCCGATCAGCGTAAAATTGCACCGGGGCTGTATAAGGTGATGAGTCGCGTGGCGGAGAAGCTGGTGGCTGGTGAACGCAATCTGGACGAAGTTATCGCCATTGCCGCCCAGGAACTGAACGAGAAAGGCTTCCGCGCCGACGATATTCAAATTCGCGATGCGGATACGCTGCTTGAACTCACGGAAAACAGTCAGCGCGCGGTGATTCTGATGGCGGCATGGCTCGGCCAGGCGCGTTTGATCGACAATCAAAACGTCGTGCTCGCACAGTAG
- the panD gene encoding aspartate 1-decarboxylase: MIRNMLQGKLHRVKVTQADLHYEGSCAIDQDFLDASGILENEAIHLWNVTNGNRFSTYAIAAERGSRIISVNGAAAHCANVGDILIIASFVMMPDEEARTWQPKVAYFEGDNEMKRQAKAIPVQVA, from the coding sequence ATGATTCGTAATATGCTGCAGGGCAAACTACACCGCGTTAAAGTCACGCAGGCCGACCTGCACTACGAAGGCTCCTGCGCTATTGATCAGGATTTTCTTGATGCATCCGGTATTCTGGAGAATGAAGCTATTCACCTGTGGAATGTCACCAACGGTAATCGTTTCTCCACCTACGCCATCGCCGCAGAGCGCGGTTCCAGAATTATTTCCGTTAACGGCGCCGCAGCGCACTGTGCAAACGTCGGCGACATTTTAATTATCGCCAGCTTCGTTATGATGCCAGATGAAGAAGCCCGCACCTGGCAGCCGAAAGTGGCCTATTTCGAAGGCGATAACGAAATGAAGCGCCAGGCCAAAGCCATTCCGGTACAGGTGGCGTGA
- a CDS encoding polysaccharide deacetylase family protein, which translates to MRMFARTLALLLFLMSLSASASLLSQQGVPAHYMQTTEDADIWAQVGNQVVSVGNVRAGQILAVVPTAADYYEFNFGFGTGFIDKGHLESVQGKQRVEDNLGDLNKPLSNQNLITWKDTPVYDAPSVGSAPFGTLTSNLRYPIISKLKDRLNQTWFQIRIGNRLAWVSSLDAQEDNGIPILTYHHILRDEENTRFRHTSTTTSVRAFSNQMTWLRDQGYTTLSMYQLEGYLRNKVNLPARSVVITFDDGLKSVNRYAYPILKQYGFHATAFIISSRIKRHPQKWAPKSLQFMSISELKQIQDVFDVQSHTHFLHRVDAYRHPILLSRSYHNILFDFERSRRDLAQFNPHVLYLSYPFGGYNATAVKAANDAGFHLAVTTVRGKVKPGDNPFLLKRLYILKTDSLETMSRLVSNQPQG; encoded by the coding sequence ATGCGCATGTTTGCCCGAACTCTCGCTTTACTCCTCTTTTTGATGTCTCTCAGCGCTTCCGCCAGTCTGTTAAGCCAGCAGGGAGTGCCTGCGCATTATATGCAGACCACCGAAGACGCCGATATTTGGGCGCAAGTGGGTAATCAGGTTGTCAGCGTTGGTAACGTGCGGGCAGGGCAAATTCTCGCGGTAGTGCCAACGGCGGCGGATTACTATGAGTTCAATTTTGGTTTTGGCACCGGTTTTATTGATAAGGGCCATCTGGAGTCGGTACAGGGCAAGCAGCGGGTTGAGGATAACCTGGGCGACCTGAATAAGCCGCTGAGCAACCAAAATCTTATTACCTGGAAAGATACGCCGGTTTATGACGCGCCTTCCGTCGGCAGCGCCCCGTTCGGCACGCTGACGAGTAATCTACGCTATCCCATTATCAGCAAGCTCAAAGACCGGCTTAATCAAACCTGGTTTCAAATCCGCATTGGCAATCGCCTGGCGTGGGTGAGCAGTCTGGATGCGCAGGAAGATAACGGTATTCCGATTCTGACTTATCACCATATTCTGCGTGATGAAGAAAATACCCGCTTTCGCCACACCTCAACCACCACTTCCGTCCGCGCCTTCAGCAATCAGATGACCTGGCTTCGTGACCAGGGTTATACGACTCTGAGTATGTATCAACTGGAAGGCTATCTGCGCAATAAAGTGAATCTTCCTGCACGCTCGGTAGTCATTACTTTTGATGATGGTCTGAAGTCGGTCAATCGCTATGCGTATCCGATTCTTAAGCAGTATGGCTTTCACGCCACGGCCTTTATTATCTCGTCGCGCATTAAGCGCCATCCGCAGAAATGGGCACCGAAATCGCTGCAGTTTATGAGTATTTCCGAACTTAAGCAGATTCAGGACGTCTTTGACGTGCAGTCACATACTCATTTTCTGCATCGGGTTGATGCTTATCGTCATCCGATTCTTCTGAGTCGCAGTTACCACAATATTTTGTTTGATTTTGAGCGTTCGCGGCGGGATCTGGCGCAGTTTAATCCGCATGTGCTCTATCTCTCATACCCGTTTGGCGGCTACAACGCGACGGCGGTGAAGGCGGCGAACGACGCTGGTTTTCATCTGGCGGTGACCACGGTAAGAGGGAAGGTAAAGCCGGGGGATAATCCATTCTTATTGAAAAGGCTTTATATTTTAAAAACGGATTCGCTGGAGACCATGTCGCGGCTGGTCAGCAACCAGCCGCAGGGGTAA
- a CDS encoding PTS sugar transporter subunit IIA, with amino-acid sequence MLGWVITCHDEVAQEMLDLLEKKFGPLAQCRAVNYWRNLSSNMLSRMMCDALHETDSGEGVIFLTDKTGAAPYRVAALMSHKHTHCEVISGISYPLLEDMYLLRQSLSSEAFRHAIVTTGGPVVSSLWHQQQKNPPFRLLHEPNGN; translated from the coding sequence ATGCTGGGTTGGGTGATTACCTGTCATGATGAAGTGGCGCAGGAGATGCTGGATCTTCTGGAGAAAAAGTTTGGGCCGCTGGCGCAATGTCGGGCGGTAAACTATTGGCGTAATCTCAGCAGTAATATGCTGAGCCGCATGATGTGTGATGCGCTGCACGAGACGGACAGCGGTGAAGGCGTCATTTTTCTGACCGACAAAACCGGCGCGGCACCATATCGTGTAGCGGCGCTGATGAGCCATAAGCATACCCACTGCGAAGTCATTTCCGGAATTAGCTACCCATTACTGGAGGATATGTATCTGTTGCGTCAGAGCCTGAGCAGCGAAGCTTTCCGTCACGCGATAGTGACTACCGGAGGCCCTGTAGTGAGCAGCCTCTGGCATCAGCAGCAAAAAAATCCCCCTTTCCGATTGCTGCACGAGCCGAACGGGAATTAA
- a CDS encoding fimbrial protein has translation MKVKASVFIIASLLSSPMAFAADNSGDGQVHITGNIIESACTVASDSKAIDVLLEDRNTSAFTAMGDTSAEKEFKIKLENCNSSSYENVRVRFEGMADATGGSTVLANTGDAAGIGVQILDNGTPMDFTDHSGWSTTNTSLLDNEGNPQIPFTARYYATKSMAGIVAGTVDTTATFYLQYN, from the coding sequence ATGAAAGTTAAAGCAAGCGTATTTATCATTGCATCATTATTATCTTCACCTATGGCTTTTGCGGCAGATAACTCAGGTGATGGTCAAGTCCATATTACAGGTAATATTATTGAAAGCGCCTGTACTGTAGCCAGCGATTCAAAAGCCATTGACGTGCTGCTGGAAGACCGAAATACCAGCGCGTTTACCGCAATGGGTGATACCTCGGCGGAGAAAGAGTTTAAAATTAAGTTAGAGAATTGCAATTCAAGTTCATATGAAAATGTAAGAGTAAGGTTTGAAGGAATGGCCGATGCAACGGGGGGCAGCACTGTTCTCGCTAACACTGGCGATGCAGCAGGCATCGGCGTCCAAATTCTGGATAATGGGACGCCAATGGATTTCACCGATCACAGCGGCTGGTCCACAACGAACACCAGCTTGCTGGATAATGAGGGCAACCCGCAAATTCCGTTCACCGCACGCTATTACGCGACCAAGAGCATGGCTGGCATCGTCGCGGGTACAGTAGACACCACGGCAACGTTCTATCTGCAATACAATTAA